Proteins encoded within one genomic window of Vidua macroura isolate BioBank_ID:100142 chromosome 2, ASM2450914v1, whole genome shotgun sequence:
- the SLITRK6 gene encoding SLIT and NTRK-like protein 6, which translates to MKLWIFVLCSVVVASDPFQSQPSFSSGRGSCQSLCSCEEKDDTMTINCEKRDIKMISEINVPPSRPFHLNLLNNGLSMLHVNDFAGLVNAISLHLGFNNIADIEPGAFNGLSLLKQLHINHNSLETLKEDTFNGLENLEFLQADNNFITVIEASAFSKLNRLKVLILNDNAIEYLPPNIFRFVPLTHLDLRGNQLQTLPYVGFLEHIGRILDLQLEDNKWACNCDLLQLKIWLENMPPQSIIGDVVCNSPSVIKGSILSRLKKESLCPTHPVNELEDPSGSLPLVVTTSISDNHLSTKVIPLLKAPTKEPSLVLHTSKPTTFPGISCPVPCHCTSHMLSGVLMHCQERNIESLSDLGPPPPNPKKLILAGNIIQTLLKSDLVDYASLEMLHLGNNRIEILEEGSFMNLTRLQKLYLNGNHLTKLSHNLFLGLQHLEYLYLEYNAIKEVLPGTFNVMPKLKVLYLNNNLLQALPPHIFSGVPLTRLNLKTNQFAHLPVSNVLDELDMLVQIELEDNPWDCTCDSVGLQKWIQKLSKNTMMGDIFCKSPRHLAKKELKSLNSEVLCPGLINSPALPTHASFVVVTTSSPTANTADTILRSLTDAVPLSVLILGLLIVFITIVFCAAGIVVLVLHRRRRCKKKQVDEQVRDSSPVHLQYSMYGHKTTHHTTERPTATLYEQRIVTPMVQVYHSPSFSPKHTEQQQEEGSEKEANDSKYLRRSLLERENSSPLTGPNIKYKATDQSTEFLSFQDASCLYRNILEKERELQQLGITEYLRKNIVQLQPDMEVRYPGTHEELKLMETLMYSRPRKVFLEQTKNEYFELKANLHAEPDYLEVLEQQT; encoded by the coding sequence ATGAAGCTTTGGATTTTTGTTCTATGTTCAGTTGTGGTTGCATCTGATCCTTTCCAGTCACAGCCTTCTTTCTCTTCAGGCAGAGGATCTTGTCAGAGTCTGTGTTCCTGTGAAGAAAAGGATGATACCATGACTATCAACTGTGAAAAAAGAGACATCAAGATGATATCAGAAATAAATGTCCCACCATCACGGCCTTTCCATCTTAATCTGTTAAACAATGGTCTGAGTATGTTACATGTGAATGATTTTGCTGGCCTTGTTAATGCTATTTCTCTGCATCTTGGTTTTAACAATATAGCAGATATTGAGCCTGGAGCTTTCAATGGTCTCAGCCTTCTTAAGCAACTTCATATCAATCACAATTCTTTGGAAACACTTAAAGAAGATACGTTTAATGGATTGGAAAATTTGGAGTTTCTTCAAGCAGACAACAATTTCATCACGGTGATTGAAGCAAGTGCCTTTAGCAAGCTCAACAGGCTTAAAGTGCTTATTTTGAATGATAATGCCATTGAGTATCTTCCTCCAAACATATTTCGTTTTGTGCCATTGACCCATTTAGATCTGCGTGGAAACCAGTTACAGACATTGCCCTATGTTGGCTTTCTGGAACACATTGGAAGAATACTAGACCTTCAGTTGGAAGACAATAAATGGGCTTGTAACTGTGATTTGTTGCAGCTGAAGATATGGCTAGAAAACATGCCTCCTCAGTCCATAATAGGTGATGTTGTATGCAATAGTCCTTCAGTTATCAAAGGCAGCATATTAAGCCGGCTGAAAAAAGAATCACTTTGTCCCACTCATCCTGTTAATGAACTTGAAGATCCTTCAGGGTCACTGCCCTTGGTTGTAACCACCTCCATCAGTGATAATCATCTATCGACTAAGGTGATTCCTCTCCTGAAAGCTCCTACTAAAGAGCCAAGTTTAGTGCTTCATACTTCCAAGCCTACTACGTTTCCAGGAatctcttgtcctgtcccttgtcacTGCACCAGCCATATGCTCTCAGGAGTTCTTATGCACTGCCAAGAGCGAAATATTGAAAGCTTGTCTGATTTAGGACCCCCTCCTCCAAATCCTAAGAAGCTTATCCTAGCTGGAAACATTATTCAGACGCTATTGAAATCAGATCTTGTGGACTATGCCAGCCTGGAAATGCTTCACCTGGGGAACAATCGTATTGAGATCCTTGAGGAAGGTTCCTTTATGAATCTGACTAGACTACAGAAACTATATCTCAATGGCAATCATCTTACAAAGCTAAGTCACAATCTCTTCCTTGGCCTTCAGCACCTTGAGTACTTGTACCTTGAATACAATGCCATCAAAGAAGTTTTGCCAGGGACATTTAATGTAATGCCAAAACTGAAAGTTCTCTACCTAAACAACAACCTTCTGCAGGCTTTGCCACCCCATATCTTTTCAGGTGTTCCTCTCACCAGATTAAATCTGAAAACAAACCAATTTGCTCATTTGCCTGTGAGCAATGTCTTGGATGAACTGGATATGCTGGTACAGATTGAACTTGAAGACAACCCTTGGGACTGTACTTGTGATTCAGTTGGACTGCAAAAATGGATACAAAAATTGAGTAAGAATACCATGATGGGTGATATTTTTTGTAAATCTCCCAGGCACTTAGcaaaaaaagaattgaaatcCCTAAACAGTGAAGTCTTGTGTCCAGGTTTAATAAACAGTCCTGCCCTACCAACTCATGCCAGTTTTGTAGTTGTGACAACTTCTTCTCCTACTGCCAACACTGCAGACACCATCCTGCGGTCCCTTACAGATGCTGTCCCACTTTCTGTTCTAATATTAGGACTGCTCATTGTGTTTATAACTATTGTATTTTGTGCAGCTGGAATAGTTGTTCTTGTTCTGCACCGGCGCCGGAGATGCAAAAAGAAACAAGTGGATGAACAAGTGAGGGACAGCAGCCCTGTTCACCTTCAGTACAGCATGTATGGGCATAAGACAACACACCACACCACGGAGCGCCCAACTGCAACTCTTTATGAGCAACGAATAGTTACCCCCATGGTTCAGGTGTACCACAGCCCGTCCTTCAGCCCCAAGCACACTGAGCAGCAACAGGAGGAGGGAAGTGAGAAGGAAGCTAATGATTCCAAATATCTTCGCCGAAGTCTCCTGGAAAGAGAGAACAGTTCACCACTTACAGGTCCAAATATCAAATACAAGGCTACAGATCAATCCActgaatttctgtcttttcaggATGCTAGCTGCTTGTATAGAAACATTcttgaaaaagagagagagctgcagcaactaggaatcacagaatacctaagaaaaaatattgtccagctccagcctgaCATGGAAGTTCGTTATCCTGGAACACATGAAGAGCTGAAGCTAATGGAGACACTCATGTACTCCAGGCCACGAAAGGTTTTTCtagaacaaactaaaaatgagtattttgaGCTCAAGGCTAATTTACATGCTGAGCCTGACTATCTGGAAGTCCTGGAGCAGCAAACGTGA